Proteins encoded together in one Triticum dicoccoides isolate Atlit2015 ecotype Zavitan chromosome 7B, WEW_v2.0, whole genome shotgun sequence window:
- the LOC119337337 gene encoding deSI-like protein At4g17486: protein MATAAAASSSSSSTSSSAGSSASTSTPRPAPRQAPHAAAAPSSSPVFLNVYDVTPANGYARWLGLGVYHSGVQVHGVEYAYGAHEGAGSGIFEVPPRRCPGYVFREAVLVGTTALTRAEVRALMADLAADFPGDAYNLVSRNCNHFCDAACRRLVARARIPRWVNRLAKIGVVFTCVIPSNGSGRHQVRRKGEQLPAPVKSRSARQAAAPPRPRTFFRSLSVGGGKNVTPRPLQTPPPTPPVAPALTLTTPTPTPLASM, encoded by the coding sequence atggccaccgccgccgccgcctcctcgtcctcgtcctccacctcctcctcggccgGCTCCTCCGCGTCCACCTCCACGCCCCGGCCCGCCCCGCGCCAggcgccgcacgccgccgccgcgccgtcgtcgtCCCCGGTCTTCCTCAACGTGTACGACGTGACCCCCGCCAACGGGTACGCGCGGTGGCTGGGCCTCGGCGTGTACCACTCGGGCGTGCAGGTCCACGGGGTGGAGTACGCGTACGGCGCGCACGAGGGCGCCGGGAGCGGCATCTTCGAGGTGCCCCCGCGGCGGTGCCCCGGCTACGTGTTCCGGGAGGCGGTGCTGGTGGGCACCACGGCGCTGACCCGCGCCGAGGTGCGCGCGCTCATGGCCGACCTCGCCGCCGACTTCCCGGGCGACGCCTACAACCTCGTCTCCCGCAACTGCAACCACTTCTGCGACGCCGCGTGCCGCCGCCTCGTCGCCCGCGCCCGCATCCCGCGCTGGGTCAACCGCCTCGCCAAGATCGGGGTCGTCTTCACCTGCGTCATCCCCAGCAACGGCAGCGGCAGGCACCAGGTGCGCCGCAAGGGGGAGCAGCTGCCCGCCCCCGTCAAGAGCCGCTCCGCGCGCcaggccgccgccccgccgcggccCAGGACCTTCTTCCGCTCCCTCTCCGTCGGCGGCGGCAAGAACGTGACGCCCCGCCCGCTCCAGACCCCGCCTCCGACGCCGCCGGTGGCTCCCGCTCTGACGTTGACGACGCCGACACCAACGCCGTTGGCCTCCATGTAA
- the LOC119335735 gene encoding serine/threonine-protein phosphatase 7 long form homolog — MRCPLICNWAVEFYLPHRVYCQFGLFQPHPPDWVDTDKALYRLDRRRQRKIKDWDKHHALYVTHFQLSVEQARSTTSAPLREHNPLAFDNYVRWFIVTTRVEICPPAYNEDILEEPVNFEDLAKGKYNRDVRRGQGVPAVPVINYVCTEIKKAADESQSILEKTPVGNGNDYGWS; from the exons ATGCggtgcccactgatatgcaactgggcggttgagtttTATTTGCCGCATCGCGTGTATTGTCAGTTTGGTCTTTTCCAGCCTCACCCGCCGGATTGGGTGGACACGGACAAAGCACTTTATAG GTTGGACAGGAGAAGGCAACGGAAGATAAAGGACTGGGACAAGCATCATGCTCTGTATGTTACCCACTTCCAGCTTTCCGTGGAGCAAGCTCGTAGCACTACAAGCGCCCCGCTTCGTGAGCACAACCCACTTGCTTTTGATAACTACGTACGGTGGTTTATTGTAActactcgagttgagatatgcccgccggcatataatgaggatattcttgaagaacccgtaaactttgaggatctagcaaaggggaagtacaacagagatgtcaggcgagggcaaggagtccctgctgttccggtgattaactatgtg tgcaccgagatcaagaaagcagctgatgagagccagtctattctgGAGAAGACACCGGTTGGAAACGGCAACGATTATGGTTGGTCATAG